In Apium graveolens cultivar Ventura chromosome 10, ASM990537v1, whole genome shotgun sequence, the following are encoded in one genomic region:
- the LOC141689974 gene encoding SEC1 family transport protein SLY1: MALNLRQKHTECIIRMLNLNQQLNSTTATANEEVYKILIYDKFCQDVLSPLIHVKDLRKHGVTLYFLIDKERQPIHDDVPAVYFVRPTHRNVQRIISDASRGLYNSFHLNFSSSIPRGLLEDLASGTLSSDSIQRVGKVYDQYMEFVTLDDNLFSLADKNCYVQLNDPSAGDREIEEIVERIVSGLFCVLATLAVVPVIRCPRGGPAEMVASLLDQRLRDHLLVKNNLFTEGGNFSGSLQRPILCLFDRNFELSVAIQHDFRYKPLVHDVLGLRLNRLNVQGEKGGMKSFELDRLDPFWVANGSLEFPGVANEIETQLNKYKKDVDDVNRRTGGNAGAEFDGTDLIGNTKHLMSAVNSLPELTERKKVIDKHTNIATVLLGEIKERSLDSYATKESEMMVRGGIDRSELIAVLKGKGTKMDKLRFAIMYLISTESLPPSEVEMVESALKEFEVDTSAFQYVKKIKALNISLASASSASRSNIVDWAEKLYGQSISAVTAGVKNLLSSDHQLALTRTVDALMEERPNPEIESYLLLDPRAPKSSAGSVTSHLRGPFKEAIVFMIGGGNYVEYGSLQDLAQRHQPAKHIIYGTTEILTGGEFVEQLAALGQKMGLGSSSSVGPIP, encoded by the exons ATGGCACTCAATCTCCGTCAGAAACACACCG AATGCATAATCCGTATGTTGAATCTgaatcaacaattaaattcaaccactgcaactgctaatgaagaagtttaTAAGATCCTCATTTACGATAAGTTTTGTCAAGACGTTCTATCGCCTTTAATTCATGTTAAGGATCTCCGTAAACACGGAGTTACGCTGTATTTTCTGATTGATAAGGAACGTCAACCGATACACGATGATGTGCCTGCTGTTTATTTTGTACGTCCTACTCACCGTAATGTCCAACGGATTATTTCTGATGCGTCGAGAGGGCTTTACAATTCGTTTCATTTGAATTTCTCTTCGTCGATACCGAGGGGGCTTTTGGAGGATTTGGCGTCAGGGACGTTGAGTTCGGATTCGATTCAGAGAGTTGGGAAGGTGTATGATCAGTATATGGAGTTTGTTACCTTGGATGATAATTTGTTTTCGCTTGCGGATAAGAATTGTTATGTGCAGTTGAATGATCCATCGGCTGGGGATAGGGAGATTGAGGAGATTGTGGAGAGAATTGTTAGTGGATTGTTTTGTGTTCTGGCGACACTTGCGGTTGTTCCGGTTATTAGGTGTCCAAGAGGTGGCCCGGCGGAGATGGTTGCATCGTTGCTTGATCAGCGGTTGCGTGATCATTTGTTGGTGAAGAATAATTTGTTTACGGAGGGTGGGAATTTTTCGGGTTCTTTGCAGAGGCCGATTTTGTGTTTGTTCGATAGGAACTTTGAGTTGTCTGTTGCGATACAGCACGATTTTAGGTATAAGCCTCTTGTTCATGATGTGCTTGGATTGAGGTTGAATAGGTTGAATGTGCAGGGGGAGAAGGGTGGTATGAAATCTTTTGAATTGGATAGGCTTGACCCATTTTGGGTGGCGAATGGATCATTGGAATTTCCTGGAGTTGCAAATGAGATTGAGACTCAGTTGAACAAGTATAAGAAGGATGTAGATGATGTCAACAGGCGGACTGGTGGAAATGCGGGAGCTGAGTTTGATGGGACGGACTTGATTGGCAACACGAAACATTTGATGAGCGCAGTTAATTCACTGCCCGAGTTAACTGAGCGAAAGAAAGTGATTGACAAGCACACCAATATTGCTACTGTGTTGTTAGGTGAGATCAAAGAGAGGTCTTTGGATTCTTATGCTACAAAAGAGAGTGAAATGATGGTTAGAGGGGGAATAGACCGGAGCGAACTTATTGCTGTACTCAAAGGAAAGGGAACTAAGATGGACAAGTTGCGGTTTGCTATCATGTATCTAATTTCAACTGAAAGTCTTCCTCCATCAGAAGTAGAAATGGTTGAATCGGCTCTTAAGGAGTTTGAGGTAGATACCAGCGCATTTCAGTATGTCAAAAAGATCAAAGCATTGAATATATCATTAGCATCTGCAAGTTCTGCCAGCAGAAGCAATATAGTTGATTGGGCTGAGAAGCTATATGGACAGTCTATCAGTGCTGTAACTGCTGGAGTTAAGAATTTGTTGTCTAGTGATCATCAGCTGGCTTTGACAAGGACAGTTGATGCGTTGATGGAGGAGAGACCCAATCCTGAAATTGAATCTTACCTTCTGTTGGATCCTCGTGCTCCCAAGTCAAGTGCCGGTTCAGTTACCAGCCATCTGAGAGGACCATTCAAGGAAGCTATTGTTTTCATGATTGGTGGAGGTAATTATGTGGAGTATGGAAGCTTGCAAGACCTTGCTCAACGTCACCAGCCCGCCAAGCATATTATATATGGAACAACAGAAATTTTAACGGGTGGGGAGTTTGTAGAACAGCTTGCAGCTCTGGGGCAGAAGATGGGATTAGGAAGCAGCAGCAGTGTTGGTCCAATCCCTTAG